A single window of uncultured Pseudodesulfovibrio sp. DNA harbors:
- a CDS encoding EamA family transporter, with the protein MQELPFLLVILSSIAHGYWNFLLKRAQNKDAFLGLSKMAEPVIYAIPFAIAVSVWGLDPASLWYAGVGTLLSVVNYFCLANSYKRLDLSIAYPVSRSSTLFLPFLAYLVFQESIDVIGWCSVFFVTVGVLVVQLKDLRFPSISWNRQGSNSGLLFALFAAFTVALYTLWGKEAVRHIHPFIYMYCYTLASCAYFLPSLRRLDRLVVKEEWRRNKWSILTVSVLNTLSFVLMLMALNMGKVTYVGALRQLSLVVGVGLGWLVLRESLSLPRVLGVSLIIVGACLTYIAT; encoded by the coding sequence ATGCAGGAACTTCCCTTTCTTCTTGTCATTCTTTCCTCCATCGCACATGGATATTGGAATTTTCTTCTGAAACGGGCACAGAATAAAGATGCCTTTCTCGGCCTGAGTAAAATGGCTGAACCGGTCATATATGCAATCCCGTTTGCCATAGCGGTGAGTGTATGGGGGCTTGATCCGGCATCTCTTTGGTATGCGGGGGTGGGAACGTTGCTTTCTGTGGTGAATTATTTTTGTCTCGCCAACAGTTATAAGCGACTTGATCTATCTATTGCGTATCCCGTGTCGCGTTCCAGCACTCTGTTTCTCCCGTTTCTGGCATACCTTGTTTTTCAGGAAAGCATTGACGTCATAGGCTGGTGTTCAGTCTTTTTTGTCACAGTTGGTGTCCTTGTCGTTCAATTGAAGGATTTACGTTTTCCTTCCATCTCATGGAATCGTCAGGGTAGCAATTCAGGTTTGTTGTTTGCCCTTTTTGCGGCTTTTACCGTGGCATTGTATACTTTGTGGGGCAAAGAAGCTGTTCGGCATATTCATCCGTTTATTTACATGTATTGCTACACGCTGGCTTCGTGTGCGTATTTTCTACCTTCCTTGCGACGGCTTGATCGGCTTGTTGTCAAGGAGGAGTGGAGACGGAATAAATGGAGCATCCTTACTGTTTCTGTGCTGAATACACTTTCATTTGTTCTCATGCTGATGGCTTTGAACATGGGAAAGGTTACCTATGTCGGGGCATTGCGGCAACTCAGTCTTGTGGTCGGTGTCGGGCTGGGATGGTTGGTTCTGCGTGAATCTTTATCACTGCCACGCGTGCTCGGTGTCTCTCTCATTATAGTAGGGGCATGTCTGACGTATATTGCGACATAA
- the ispG gene encoding flavodoxin-dependent (E)-4-hydroxy-3-methylbut-2-enyl-diphosphate synthase, with protein sequence MQRKQTRVLNVGAVGIGGDNPVRVQSMCNTDTRDVITTVIQINQLADAGCELVRLAVPDDKAAAALKDIREQSPVPLIADIHFDYRLALAAVEAGFEGLRINPGNIGDEQKVDIVVRAAMANNVPIRIGVNGGSLEKDLLRQFGGPTPEAMVESGLRHVAMLEKRGFYDTKISLKTSSVLNTVAAYRLMSEKVDYPLHIGITEAGTLVRGAVKSAVGLGILLSEGIGDTMRVSLTHDPVTEIGVAYEILRSLGLRERGPEIISCPTCGRTEIKLIELAEKVEEALRGVEDVFTVAVMGCVVNGPGEAREADIGIAGGRDLGIIFRKGEVVRKVKGNENLLPEFMKEINMFLEERRK encoded by the coding sequence ATGCAACGAAAGCAAACACGAGTCTTGAATGTAGGTGCGGTGGGCATTGGCGGAGACAACCCTGTTCGTGTCCAATCCATGTGCAACACCGATACCCGCGATGTTATCACCACGGTGATACAAATTAATCAATTGGCCGACGCCGGGTGCGAGTTAGTGCGTTTGGCCGTACCCGATGATAAGGCCGCTGCAGCGCTCAAGGATATTCGCGAGCAATCTCCCGTACCCCTTATAGCGGACATTCATTTTGATTATCGGTTGGCTCTGGCTGCCGTGGAGGCTGGGTTTGAAGGATTGCGTATCAATCCCGGCAACATCGGTGACGAGCAGAAGGTGGACATCGTGGTTCGTGCAGCCATGGCGAACAATGTGCCCATTCGTATCGGTGTCAATGGCGGGTCGCTGGAAAAAGATTTGCTTCGGCAATTTGGTGGCCCTACCCCCGAAGCCATGGTTGAATCTGGCTTGCGTCATGTTGCCATGCTGGAAAAGCGTGGCTTTTACGATACTAAAATTTCACTCAAAACCTCATCGGTTTTGAATACCGTTGCCGCTTACCGACTTATGAGCGAGAAGGTGGACTATCCGCTACACATAGGTATTACCGAAGCCGGGACATTGGTGCGCGGGGCGGTCAAGTCCGCCGTTGGACTGGGAATTTTGTTGTCCGAGGGCATCGGCGATACCATGCGCGTGTCGCTCACCCATGATCCTGTCACCGAGATAGGGGTGGCCTACGAAATCCTGCGTAGCTTGGGCTTGCGTGAACGCGGCCCGGAGATTATATCCTGTCCGACCTGTGGGCGTACCGAGATTAAACTGATCGAGTTGGCTGAAAAGGTGGAAGAGGCTCTGCGAGGAGTGGAGGACGTCTTTACCGTGGCGGTCATGGGGTGCGTGGTCAATGGCCCCGGCGAAGCCCGGGAAGCTGACATCGGCATAGCCGGAGGCCGTGATTTGGGCATTATCTTCCGTAAGGGAGAAGTTGTGCGCAAGGTCAAGGGTAATGAAAATTTACTGCCTGAATTTATGAAAGAAATTAATATGTTCCTGGAAGAAAGGAGAAAATAG
- a CDS encoding complex I subunit 1 family protein: MDTLILVIIGLIAGPLLGGLIAGLDRRVTAWFQSRQGPPITQAFYDVAKLFGKEKVVVNQWQILCAWVYMIAAAISLALFFAQSDLLLIFFVQAVGAVFLVMGAMATKSPYSQVGAQRELMQILAYEPVLIMVFVGFYMVTGSFSLDAVWSQEMPLISKMPLLYLALGYALTIKLRKSPFDFSTSHHGHQELVKGVLTEYSGPYLALVEIAHWYETILVLGLCAVFWHTNVIWMAVLLVVTYMLEILVDNTMARMTWRWMLKRVWLLGMGLSIVNLIWLYAR, from the coding sequence ATGGATACTCTTATTCTCGTTATCATCGGACTCATTGCCGGACCACTTTTGGGTGGTCTCATCGCAGGGCTGGACAGGCGCGTCACTGCGTGGTTCCAGTCTCGTCAGGGTCCTCCGATCACACAGGCCTTCTATGATGTGGCCAAACTGTTCGGTAAGGAAAAAGTAGTGGTCAACCAGTGGCAGATTCTCTGCGCCTGGGTATACATGATCGCTGCTGCCATCTCTTTGGCACTGTTCTTTGCTCAGAGTGATCTCCTGCTCATCTTCTTTGTGCAGGCTGTCGGTGCGGTCTTCTTGGTCATGGGTGCCATGGCTACCAAGTCCCCGTATTCTCAAGTGGGCGCACAGCGCGAATTGATGCAGATTCTTGCTTACGAGCCGGTTTTGATTATGGTCTTTGTCGGCTTTTACATGGTCACTGGTTCCTTCTCTCTGGACGCTGTCTGGTCTCAGGAAATGCCGCTCATCTCCAAGATGCCGCTGCTTTATCTGGCTCTGGGCTATGCCTTGACCATCAAATTGAGAAAGTCTCCGTTTGACTTCTCCACATCCCATCACGGCCATCAGGAATTGGTTAAAGGTGTGCTCACCGAATATTCCGGTCCCTATTTGGCTCTGGTAGAAATCGCCCACTGGTACGAGACCATTTTGGTTCTCGGTTTGTGCGCCGTCTTCTGGCATACCAATGTCATCTGGATGGCTGTTCTGCTGGTGGTCACATACATGCTTGAAATCTTGGTGGACAACACCATGGCTCGCATGACCTGGCGCTGGATGCTCAAGCGTGTCTGGCTGCTCGGTATGGGCCTGTCCATCGTCAATCTCATCTGGCTGTACGCGAGGTAA
- a CDS encoding NADH-quinone oxidoreductase subunit C has protein sequence MKGTIIDVTIDNVVGEVMNMKNDGQRFVTLSTYQEGEGRLGILYHFDKEYEDTHLRMTVDMKKPIPSVSGVYFGAMLVENEIRDQWDVKFDGMVLDFNRTLLLDPEVTQVPLVSNVKIEPKK, from the coding sequence ATGAAAGGTACTATAATTGACGTGACCATCGACAATGTTGTCGGCGAGGTCATGAATATGAAGAACGACGGCCAACGGTTCGTCACGCTTTCCACTTATCAGGAAGGCGAGGGCAGGCTCGGTATCCTTTATCACTTCGATAAGGAGTATGAGGATACCCATCTGCGGATGACTGTCGATATGAAAAAGCCCATTCCCAGCGTTTCCGGTGTCTATTTTGGCGCCATGCTGGTGGAAAATGAAATCCGTGACCAGTGGGACGTGAAGTTCGACGGCATGGTTCTTGACTTTAACCGTACACTCCTTCTTGATCCCGAGGTCACACAGGTTCCCCTGGTGTCCAACGTCAAGATCGAGCCGAAAAAATAG
- a CDS encoding 4Fe-4S dicluster domain-containing protein, producing the protein MLFTPTVVKNLLKKPATRNYPFVVRDPFPKYRGELVIDIDKCIFCGMCSRKCPCQCITVDKTTGTWSCDPHECITCGYCVDACPTKCLTMKDTHRKPTTEKVTWVEHGTPPKPKKKKAAPATEAAPATEAAPKVEKAEKKPEAKKADKK; encoded by the coding sequence ATGCTGTTTACACCTACAGTCGTCAAGAATCTGTTGAAGAAACCCGCCACCCGTAACTATCCGTTCGTGGTGCGCGATCCGTTTCCCAAGTATCGCGGTGAGCTTGTTATTGACATCGATAAGTGCATCTTCTGCGGCATGTGCTCACGCAAATGCCCTTGTCAGTGCATTACGGTTGATAAAACCACGGGTACTTGGTCCTGCGATCCTCATGAATGCATTACTTGTGGTTATTGCGTCGATGCATGCCCGACCAAATGCCTGACCATGAAAGACACGCATCGCAAGCCCACGACCGAGAAGGTCACTTGGGTCGAGCATGGCACTCCGCCCAAGCCGAAAAAGAAGAAAGCCGCTCCCGCTACGGAAGCCGCTCCCGCTACGGAAGCCGCTCCCAAGGTGGAAAAGGCTGAAAAGAAGCCTGAAGCCAAGAAGGCCGACAAAAAATAG
- a CDS encoding nickel-dependent hydrogenase large subunit has translation MATTVIPFGPQHPVLPEPIHLTLKVEDEIVKEAVPALGYVHRGLEKLADIRDFHQMITVCERVCGICSMIHGTCYSQCIEELMELEVPARAKMLRVIWSELHRMHSHLLWLGLFADAFGFESLFMQFWKVRERIMDINEATAGSRVIVSVNVIGGVRADLSPEQIRWILSELEIVEKEVKAMQDTIMNDYSVKSRTVGIGYMSKEDAYVLGAAGPTLRGSGVASDMRMIGYGAYSELDFEPVIETSGDCWARSTVRFREVIQSIDLVRQAVSKLPEGDIATKVKGNPPEGEVYMRVEQPRGECVYYIKGNGTKHLDRLRIRTPTFANIPPLLHMLPGCELADVPVIVLAIDPCISCTER, from the coding sequence ATGGCTACTACCGTAATTCCCTTCGGCCCGCAGCATCCCGTTCTCCCCGAGCCGATTCATTTGACGCTCAAGGTTGAGGACGAAATCGTCAAAGAAGCTGTCCCGGCACTGGGCTACGTTCACCGTGGTCTGGAAAAGCTGGCAGATATCCGCGACTTCCATCAGATGATCACCGTGTGCGAACGCGTGTGCGGCATCTGCTCCATGATTCACGGTACCTGCTATTCGCAGTGCATCGAAGAACTCATGGAACTTGAAGTCCCGGCCCGCGCTAAAATGTTGCGCGTTATCTGGAGTGAGCTTCACCGTATGCATTCTCATCTGCTTTGGCTGGGTCTGTTCGCCGATGCTTTCGGCTTTGAGTCCCTGTTCATGCAGTTCTGGAAGGTGCGTGAGCGCATCATGGACATCAACGAGGCCACTGCTGGTAGCCGCGTTATCGTGTCCGTCAACGTTATTGGTGGCGTTCGTGCCGACCTTTCTCCCGAGCAGATCCGCTGGATTCTTTCCGAGCTGGAAATCGTGGAGAAAGAAGTCAAGGCCATGCAAGACACCATCATGAACGACTACTCGGTCAAGTCTCGTACCGTTGGTATCGGCTACATGTCCAAAGAGGACGCTTATGTCCTTGGTGCTGCCGGTCCGACCCTGCGTGGTTCCGGTGTCGCATCTGACATGCGCATGATCGGTTACGGCGCATACTCCGAGTTGGATTTCGAGCCTGTTATTGAAACTTCCGGTGACTGCTGGGCTCGTTCCACGGTTCGTTTCCGTGAAGTAATTCAGTCCATTGATCTGGTCCGTCAGGCCGTCAGCAAGTTGCCTGAGGGTGACATTGCCACCAAGGTCAAGGGCAACCCGCCGGAAGGCGAAGTTTACATGCGCGTGGAACAACCGCGCGGTGAGTGCGTCTATTACATTAAGGGCAATGGTACCAAGCATCTGGATCGGTTGCGTATCCGCACACCGACATTTGCCAATATCCCGCCGCTCCTGCACATGTTGCCGGGTTGTGAACTGGCCGATGTGCCGGTTATCGTCCTGGCCATTGACCCGTGCATCAGCTGCACCGAACGCTAG
- a CDS encoding LysE family translocator, which yields MTIESGIALAFATFVFASIPGPGVSALVAQSLSRGFKAGVGYAAGLACGDLVYLLTALFGLGWVSSQIGPWFAVLKWVGVAYLVYMGVRAWMAKPPTEQDSACVPIRGRRSFLAGLCVSLGNPKVIAFYCGFLPGFVHMSELKTVDIIMVVSIIIPTVFTVLATYAWLAGRGRTAIRSTRVWKIANRTAGSIMIGAGAAIAAE from the coding sequence ATGACGATTGAAAGTGGAATTGCCTTGGCATTCGCCACCTTTGTTTTTGCGAGTATTCCGGGACCGGGAGTTTCTGCTCTTGTGGCCCAATCCTTGTCTCGTGGTTTCAAGGCCGGAGTCGGATACGCCGCTGGTTTGGCGTGCGGTGATTTGGTATATTTGCTCACAGCCTTGTTTGGTCTTGGGTGGGTTTCATCACAGATCGGCCCGTGGTTTGCGGTTCTCAAATGGGTGGGCGTGGCCTATTTGGTCTATATGGGTGTCAGGGCTTGGATGGCTAAACCGCCAACAGAACAGGATTCGGCCTGTGTTCCGATTCGCGGTAGACGCAGCTTCTTGGCAGGCCTGTGCGTTTCTCTTGGCAACCCTAAGGTTATTGCTTTTTATTGCGGCTTCCTGCCCGGATTCGTCCACATGTCTGAATTGAAAACCGTGGATATCATCATGGTCGTTTCCATCATTATCCCCACGGTTTTCACGGTCCTTGCCACCTACGCATGGCTGGCCGGTCGAGGGCGTACAGCAATACGTTCAACCCGCGTCTGGAAAATAGCCAACCGTACCGCCGGTTCCATCATGATAGGCGCAGGCGCGGCTATTGCTGCGGAATAA
- a CDS encoding NADH-quinone oxidoreductase subunit B family protein, giving the protein MFGSFIKKSRAKSPWIMHFDCGSCNGCDIEVLACLTPLYDVERFGIINVGNPKHADVLLVTGTVNHRNKKVLKNLYDQMPEPKAVIAIGACGNTGGVFREAYNVVGGVDKVIPVDVYVPGCPAKPEAIIDGVVAGLAKFAQKVEEAE; this is encoded by the coding sequence ATGTTTGGATCATTCATCAAGAAATCTCGCGCCAAGTCTCCGTGGATCATGCATTTTGACTGCGGTAGCTGTAACGGCTGCGACATCGAGGTTCTGGCTTGCCTGACACCACTGTACGATGTGGAGCGGTTCGGCATTATCAACGTCGGTAACCCCAAGCACGCTGATGTGCTGCTGGTTACCGGTACTGTTAACCATCGGAATAAGAAGGTGCTCAAGAATCTGTATGATCAGATGCCTGAGCCCAAGGCTGTCATCGCTATCGGCGCATGCGGCAATACTGGTGGTGTGTTCCGCGAGGCCTACAATGTTGTCGGCGGCGTGGACAAGGTCATCCCGGTGGACGTGTATGTTCCCGGTTGTCCGGCAAAACCCGAAGCCATCATCGACGGTGTTGTCGCAGGGCTGGCCAAGTTTGCGCAAAAAGTGGAAGAAGCCGAATAG
- a CDS encoding proline--tRNA ligase, giving the protein MRLSRYYIPTLKEDPADAEVVSHKLLMRAGMIRKLTSGIYNYLPLGLRSINKVAAIVREEMDRAGAMEVLMPMVQPADLWVETGRWDYYGKELLRLNDRNGRDYCLGPTHEEVITDLVRGEISSYKQLPVNLYQIQTKFRDEIRPRFGLMRGREFIMKDAYSFDKDEEGAEKSYFEMFEAYKKAFSRIGLRFKPVQADSGAIGGDFSHEFMVLAETGEDTIASCLSCEFGANLEKAKVTAPAGEDMTNADCPAMEEVDTPGQHTVEEVCNFLGVDPSKLVKTLLFVVDGEPVAALVRGDRELNDIKLRNLVGGNEIELADEELVKKLTNAPVGFAGPSGLDKDVPIYADHELCAATDWVAGANKGDTHVKHLSLGRDCTIEKFADLRVIEPTDPCPECSGKIEFTKGIEVGHVFKLGVKYSEKMEATFLDENGKPKPMIMGCYGIGVSRVVASAIEQNNDENGCCFPPSIAPFEVCLIALGGKDQAVTDKAEELYTAIKGLGVDAAYDDRKERPGVKFAEADLIGYPMQLVLGGKGLKNGIVEAKDRKTGEKIELPLDGFVEAFTAWRKEIWNNWGLEVK; this is encoded by the coding sequence ATGCGTCTTTCCCGTTACTACATCCCGACTCTCAAAGAGGACCCGGCTGACGCCGAGGTTGTCTCTCACAAGCTTTTGATGCGTGCGGGTATGATCCGCAAACTCACCAGCGGTATTTACAATTACCTGCCGCTCGGTCTGCGCTCCATCAACAAGGTCGCCGCTATTGTGCGCGAGGAAATGGACCGCGCCGGAGCCATGGAAGTACTCATGCCCATGGTGCAGCCTGCCGACCTATGGGTTGAGACTGGCCGTTGGGATTACTACGGCAAAGAATTGCTGCGTTTGAATGACCGTAATGGTCGTGATTACTGTCTTGGACCCACGCACGAAGAAGTCATCACTGATTTGGTGCGTGGCGAAATCAGTTCTTATAAGCAGTTGCCGGTCAATTTGTATCAGATTCAGACCAAGTTCCGCGACGAGATTCGTCCTCGCTTTGGTCTCATGCGTGGCCGTGAGTTCATCATGAAAGACGCTTATTCCTTTGATAAAGACGAGGAAGGCGCAGAGAAATCCTATTTTGAGATGTTCGAAGCCTATAAAAAGGCCTTTTCCCGCATCGGTCTTCGGTTCAAGCCGGTTCAGGCTGACTCCGGGGCCATTGGCGGCGATTTCTCTCATGAATTTATGGTGCTCGCCGAGACCGGCGAGGATACCATTGCATCGTGTTTGTCCTGCGAATTCGGTGCAAATCTGGAAAAAGCCAAGGTTACCGCACCTGCTGGCGAGGATATGACCAACGCTGATTGTCCAGCCATGGAAGAAGTGGACACTCCCGGGCAGCATACCGTGGAAGAAGTCTGCAATTTCCTTGGTGTGGACCCGAGTAAGCTGGTCAAGACGCTACTGTTCGTTGTGGACGGCGAGCCCGTCGCCGCATTGGTGCGTGGTGATCGTGAACTTAACGATATCAAGCTGCGCAACCTTGTTGGTGGTAATGAGATTGAGCTGGCCGACGAGGAATTGGTTAAGAAACTGACCAACGCACCTGTTGGTTTTGCCGGTCCTTCCGGTTTGGACAAAGACGTGCCCATTTACGCTGACCATGAATTGTGTGCAGCCACAGATTGGGTGGCCGGAGCCAACAAGGGTGACACACATGTGAAGCATCTGTCTCTTGGTCGCGACTGCACCATTGAGAAATTTGCTGATTTGCGTGTGATCGAGCCGACTGATCCGTGCCCTGAGTGCAGTGGTAAGATCGAGTTCACCAAGGGCATTGAAGTGGGGCATGTGTTTAAACTCGGCGTGAAATATTCCGAGAAGATGGAAGCCACTTTCCTCGACGAAAACGGTAAGCCCAAGCCCATGATCATGGGGTGTTACGGCATCGGCGTGTCTCGTGTTGTGGCTTCTGCCATTGAACAGAACAATGACGAAAACGGTTGTTGTTTCCCGCCGTCCATTGCTCCTTTCGAGGTTTGCTTGATTGCTCTCGGCGGCAAGGATCAGGCCGTGACTGACAAGGCCGAGGAGTTGTATACCGCGATCAAGGGACTTGGTGTGGATGCCGCTTACGATGATCGCAAGGAGCGTCCGGGTGTCAAGTTTGCCGAGGCTGATCTCATTGGTTATCCCATGCAGCTTGTTCTCGGTGGCAAAGGCCTCAAAAATGGTATTGTGGAAGCCAAGGATCGCAAGACTGGCGAGAAGATCGAATTGCCGCTCGATGGTTTTGTCGAAGCCTTTACCGCATGGCGTAAGGAAATCTGGAATAATTGGGGCCTTGAAGTGAAATAG
- a CDS encoding methyl-accepting chemotaxis protein, producing MKINVRTKILLSFVVSLILLCAAILTVSLTSIYNDSVDYSTTSASGQLEHIDGTISMYMQETLNNTVMMAEDTRTHRVDEILTNYLDKTKEYPTVDPIPEDILGKEIRGFYKMILTSHKSYKDCYIGTSNGAFIIGGSDPLPAGYDPRQRPWYKTAAATPDKPTISKAYVSTTGEAMVSTGKAVQENGKILGVAAMDLSLSQLTKLIEQVKIGETGYVMMIQDDGVVIADPKNSDNNFKNINELGAPLYTDAFALGNGDTEGAINGTQYMAIVHTSPVLKWKFIALIETDEIMAPVWSNAINTTILSLLTLVVIAAVIWFYMNGLLIKPLAEIVNVLTHASGGDYTLRVKADRKDDVGDIFNALNTMSDKLSDVVGQVVDGSSKVASGSEELSGTSQSLSQGATEQAASLEEVSSSMEEMASNIRANAHNARETESIASRASDNARIGGAAVTETVTAMQEIAEKISIIEDIARQTNLLALNAAIEAARAGEHGKGFAVVAAEVRKLAERSGQSAAEISELSSSSVEVAVKAGEMLKEMVPDIEKTAELIQEISVASNEQNTGAEQINTALQQLDHVVQQNAAASEEMAATSTDLATQAHGLQQIISFFKVQQGGTSFHQPKVTVKKQQPTKQLPQATPAPATTGGIDLAMNERDDGDFERF from the coding sequence ATGAAAATCAATGTAAGAACTAAAATTCTTCTTTCCTTTGTCGTATCCCTTATTCTTTTGTGTGCTGCAATCCTGACAGTAAGCCTCACATCTATTTACAATGACTCTGTAGATTACAGTACAACATCAGCTTCAGGACAGCTTGAACACATTGACGGCACAATCTCCATGTACATGCAGGAGACACTCAACAATACTGTTATGATGGCCGAAGATACACGCACACACCGTGTGGATGAAATACTGACTAACTATTTGGACAAAACCAAAGAATATCCCACGGTCGACCCCATACCTGAAGATATTCTCGGCAAGGAAATTCGCGGCTTCTACAAAATGATCCTCACGTCCCACAAAAGCTATAAGGACTGTTACATCGGCACCAGCAACGGGGCTTTCATCATTGGCGGCAGCGATCCGCTTCCAGCTGGATATGATCCTCGTCAACGGCCCTGGTACAAAACCGCTGCGGCCACTCCTGATAAACCCACCATTTCCAAAGCATATGTTTCTACCACTGGTGAAGCCATGGTCAGTACAGGAAAAGCCGTTCAGGAAAATGGCAAAATTCTGGGCGTAGCTGCCATGGATCTTTCTCTGTCGCAACTCACCAAACTCATCGAGCAGGTCAAAATTGGCGAGACCGGCTATGTTATGATGATACAGGATGACGGCGTCGTCATCGCCGACCCCAAGAACTCAGATAACAACTTCAAAAACATTAATGAACTCGGTGCCCCCCTTTACACAGACGCTTTTGCTCTGGGAAATGGGGACACCGAAGGAGCCATCAACGGGACTCAGTATATGGCTATTGTCCATACTTCTCCTGTCCTCAAATGGAAATTCATCGCTCTCATCGAAACCGATGAGATCATGGCGCCGGTCTGGTCCAATGCCATTAATACAACAATCCTTTCACTCCTGACTTTGGTTGTCATCGCTGCAGTCATATGGTTTTACATGAACGGCCTGCTCATCAAGCCACTGGCCGAAATCGTCAACGTCCTGACCCACGCTTCAGGCGGCGACTACACTCTCAGGGTCAAGGCCGATCGCAAGGATGACGTCGGTGATATTTTCAACGCCCTGAACACCATGTCCGACAAGCTTTCCGATGTTGTAGGACAAGTTGTTGACGGCAGTTCCAAAGTTGCTTCCGGCAGCGAAGAACTGTCCGGCACATCCCAATCATTGTCACAGGGAGCCACTGAACAAGCTGCTTCACTAGAAGAAGTTTCCTCCTCCATGGAAGAAATGGCGTCCAACATCCGAGCCAACGCCCATAACGCTCGAGAAACTGAATCCATTGCCAGCAGGGCATCGGACAATGCCCGTATAGGCGGTGCGGCTGTGACGGAAACAGTGACGGCAATGCAGGAAATCGCAGAAAAAATATCCATTATTGAAGACATTGCACGGCAAACCAATCTTCTCGCTCTGAATGCTGCGATTGAAGCAGCCCGCGCCGGAGAACATGGTAAAGGATTCGCCGTGGTTGCCGCCGAAGTCCGCAAACTGGCGGAACGAAGCGGTCAGTCTGCCGCCGAAATCAGTGAATTATCCTCCTCCAGCGTGGAAGTGGCGGTCAAAGCCGGGGAAATGCTCAAGGAAATGGTACCGGACATCGAAAAAACAGCCGAACTCATTCAAGAAATATCCGTTGCCAGCAACGAACAAAACACCGGAGCCGAACAAATCAATACGGCACTCCAGCAACTGGACCATGTAGTTCAGCAAAATGCCGCAGCCTCAGAGGAAATGGCCGCGACATCCACGGATCTGGCCACTCAGGCTCACGGATTGCAACAAATCATATCCTTCTTCAAGGTGCAGCAAGGCGGAACATCATTCCATCAGCCAAAAGTCACTGTGAAGAAACAGCAGCCAACCAAACAATTACCCCAGGCAACACCAGCACCCGCCACAACAGGCGGAATAGACTTGGCCATGAATGAGCGGGATGACGGTGACTTCGAACGATTCTAA